In a single window of the Flavivirga spongiicola genome:
- a CDS encoding MotA/TolQ/ExbB proton channel family protein: protein MKRLFSLLAITGMMAFGTTNATTIANTNTAVTTTVNTIQDESEATAAAGETLGFHQELKKRFIEGGAGFMGIVLLCLILGLAIAIERIIFLNLSTTNTKKLTQNVEDALSSGGVEAAKEVCRNTKGPIASIYYQGLDRTDEGLEAAEKAVVAYGGVQMGQLEKNVSWISLFIALAPMLGFMGTVIGMIQAFDKIEAAGDMQPSLVAGGIKVALLTTVFGLIVAIILQIFYNYIIAKIDSIVNDMEDASITLMDLLIRNKK, encoded by the coding sequence ATGAAAAGATTATTTTCTCTCCTTGCCATAACAGGAATGATGGCATTTGGAACTACTAACGCAACAACAATTGCAAACACAAATACAGCTGTAACAACTACTGTTAACACTATTCAAGATGAGTCAGAAGCAACCGCTGCTGCAGGCGAAACTCTTGGGTTTCATCAAGAATTGAAGAAACGTTTTATTGAAGGTGGTGCAGGTTTTATGGGAATTGTATTATTATGTTTAATTCTTGGTTTAGCAATTGCTATAGAAAGAATTATCTTTTTAAACCTTTCAACTACAAACACAAAAAAATTAACACAAAATGTAGAGGATGCCTTATCTTCAGGTGGTGTTGAAGCTGCAAAAGAAGTATGTAGAAATACAAAAGGACCCATTGCATCTATTTATTATCAGGGGTTAGACAGGACGGATGAAGGTCTTGAAGCCGCTGAAAAAGCTGTTGTAGCCTATGGAGGTGTTCAAATGGGACAATTAGAAAAAAATGTATCTTGGATATCATTATTTATCGCCTTAGCACCAATGCTTGGTTTCATGGGTACGGTAATTGGTATGATTCAAGCATTCGATAAAATTGAAGCTGCTGGAGATATGCAACCATCTCTTGTTGCCGGAGGTATTAAAGTAGCACTTTTAACAACCGTATTTGGTTTGATAGTGGCTATTATACTTCAAATTTTTTACAATTATATTATTGCTAAAATTGATAGTATTGTTAACGATATGGAAGATGCTTCTATTACGTTAATGGATCTATTAATTAGAAATAAAAAGTAA
- the rpoN gene encoding RNA polymerase factor sigma-54 — translation MLKQYLQFKLSQKLSPQQIQLMKLIQLPTQAFEQRLKQELEENPALEGGKENNENEYDSEFDNADDFNDSESINADDINVDEYLSDDEIPDYRTQANNYSSDDEEKTIPYAAGTSFTQHLINQLNTYRLNDEEHEIAEFLVGSVDESGYIRRELSDIMDDLAFTQNVYTTEEKIESVLKIVHQLDPAGVGARNLQECLSIQLHRREKTQPCELAINIIDNAFDQFTKKHYKKLIQKFDISEIQLKEAISEIEHLNPKPGGSYAGNNRIVEHVVPDFAIKIVDGELELTLNGRNAPELHVSREYNNMLKGYKDTKDKSKSQKDAVIFIKQKLDAAKWFIEAIKQRQQTLFVTMSAIMHYQKDYFLTGDERNLKPMILKDVADEISMDVSTVSRVANSKYVDTPYGTKLIKEFFSESMKNDQGEDVSTREIKKILETVIEEENKKKPLTDETLASILKEKGYPIARRTVAKYREQLDIPVARLRKKI, via the coding sequence ATGCTTAAGCAATATTTACAATTTAAATTATCTCAAAAGCTATCACCTCAGCAAATTCAATTAATGAAGTTGATACAGTTGCCTACACAAGCTTTTGAACAACGTTTAAAACAAGAATTGGAAGAAAATCCAGCTCTTGAAGGTGGTAAAGAAAATAATGAAAATGAATACGATTCTGAGTTCGATAATGCTGACGATTTTAATGATAGTGAATCTATAAACGCTGATGATATTAATGTTGATGAATATTTAAGTGATGATGAAATTCCAGATTACCGTACGCAAGCAAATAATTACAGTAGCGATGATGAAGAAAAAACGATACCCTATGCAGCTGGAACCTCATTTACGCAACATTTAATAAATCAATTAAACACCTATCGACTTAATGATGAAGAACATGAAATTGCAGAGTTTTTAGTTGGAAGTGTTGATGAGAGCGGGTACATACGAAGAGAATTAAGTGATATTATGGATGATTTGGCTTTTACCCAAAACGTTTATACCACTGAAGAAAAAATTGAAAGTGTTCTAAAAATTGTACATCAATTAGATCCTGCGGGTGTTGGAGCAAGAAACTTACAAGAGTGTTTAAGTATTCAACTGCATAGAAGAGAAAAAACACAGCCTTGTGAATTAGCAATTAATATTATTGACAATGCTTTCGACCAGTTTACAAAAAAACATTATAAGAAGTTAATTCAAAAATTTGATATCTCCGAGATACAATTAAAAGAGGCTATTTCAGAAATTGAGCATTTAAACCCAAAACCGGGAGGTTCTTATGCCGGAAATAATAGAATTGTTGAACATGTCGTTCCAGATTTCGCTATTAAAATTGTAGATGGCGAATTGGAGCTCACTCTAAATGGAAGAAATGCTCCAGAACTTCATGTATCAAGAGAATACAACAACATGCTTAAAGGCTATAAAGACACCAAAGACAAGTCCAAGTCACAAAAAGATGCTGTTATTTTTATCAAGCAAAAATTAGATGCTGCAAAATGGTTTATCGAGGCTATAAAACAACGTCAGCAAACTTTATTTGTTACCATGAGTGCTATTATGCATTACCAAAAAGACTATTTTTTAACAGGCGATGAGCGTAACTTAAAGCCTATGATTCTAAAAGATGTTGCCGATGAAATCTCTATGGATGTTTCAACAGTGTCAAGAGTTGCAAATAGCAAGTATGTTGATACCCCTTACGGAACAAAATTGATTAAGGAGTTCTTCTCTGAATCTATGAAAAATGACCAAGGAGAAGATGTTTCTACAAGAGAAATAAAAAAAATCTTAGAAACAGTCATAGAAGAAGAAAACAAGAAAAAACCTTTGACCGATGAGACCTTGGCAAGTATTCTAAAAGAAAAGGGGTATCCTATAGCACGTCGTACAGTCGCTAAATACAGAGAGCAACTAGATATTCCTGTTGCTCGATTACGTAAAAAGATATAA
- a CDS encoding asparaginase has translation MSDIKPKILLIYTGGTIGMVKDFKTGSLRAFDFKTLLEKIPELQLLDCNIDTVSFKEPIDSSNMNPKYWVQIAEIIETSYDAFDGFVVLHGSDTMSYTASALSFMLENLAKPVIFTGAQLPIGDLRTDAKENLITSIQVASLQSKGKPLIKEVCLYFEYKLYRANRTTKINAEHFEAFASLNYSDLAESGVHLKVNEEYLFKPDLKKALKIHKKLDDNIALIKLFPGITENVLQSIFSTSNLKAVIMETYGSGNCTTEKWFINMLKENILKGIHIINITQCSGGSVMMGHYETSNELKNIGVISGKDITTEAAISKLMYLLGQNVSSNRLKTIYESPLRGEMS, from the coding sequence ATGAGCGATATAAAACCAAAGATATTACTAATATATACTGGAGGAACCATAGGCATGGTTAAAGATTTCAAAACAGGATCACTTCGCGCATTTGATTTTAAAACGCTTTTAGAAAAAATCCCAGAACTCCAACTTTTAGATTGTAATATTGATACAGTATCCTTTAAGGAACCTATAGACTCAAGTAATATGAATCCAAAATATTGGGTTCAAATAGCTGAAATAATAGAAACTAGTTATGATGCGTTTGATGGTTTTGTGGTTTTACATGGCAGCGATACCATGAGCTATACAGCTTCAGCATTGAGTTTTATGTTGGAAAATTTAGCAAAACCAGTCATATTTACTGGGGCTCAATTACCAATAGGAGATTTAAGAACAGATGCAAAAGAAAATTTAATTACGTCTATACAGGTAGCTTCATTACAAAGTAAAGGTAAGCCATTAATTAAAGAGGTTTGTTTGTATTTTGAATATAAACTATATAGAGCTAATAGAACGACAAAAATAAATGCGGAACATTTTGAAGCCTTTGCATCTTTGAACTATTCTGATTTAGCAGAATCTGGGGTTCATTTAAAAGTTAATGAAGAATATTTATTTAAACCCGATTTAAAGAAAGCTCTAAAGATCCATAAAAAATTAGATGATAATATTGCGTTAATAAAACTTTTTCCAGGAATTACAGAAAATGTATTGCAAAGTATTTTTAGTACTTCAAATTTGAAAGCTGTTATAATGGAGACCTATGGCTCTGGAAATTGTACTACCGAAAAATGGTTTATTAATATGCTAAAAGAGAATATTTTAAAAGGAATACATATCATAAATATTACTCAATGTTCTGGAGGAAGTGTTATGATGGGGCATTATGAAACGAGCAATGAGCTAAAAAATATAGGTGTTATTTCTGGAAAAGACATCACAACAGAGGCTGCAATAAGTAAATTAATGTATTTATTGGGGCAAAATGTCTCTAGTAATCGCCTCAAAACCATCTATGAATCGCCCTTAAGAGGTGAAATGTCTTAA
- a CDS encoding tetratricopeptide repeat protein, translating to MEDQNYILFESYLSKELSQDEIDTFESRLKNELDFNQAFNTYKELSSFLEHKFENEATSIAFQDNLRTISNTYFEKQETAKKVVRFKPWQYAMAASVVLLIGIFTFNNFSNPTFNDYNNYDTISLTVRGGQDELLKTAENAFNNKDFVKAEAVFGQLLANDDSNKEWQLYRGIALLELDEFDEADSLFSRLSSESSVYKNKATWYLALSKLKHKDHDACLKILRTLPEDADDYKQAQKLIKKLE from the coding sequence ATGGAAGATCAAAATTATATATTATTCGAATCCTACTTATCTAAAGAATTATCTCAAGATGAAATAGACACTTTTGAATCACGATTAAAAAATGAATTAGATTTTAATCAAGCATTTAATACGTATAAAGAATTATCTTCTTTCTTAGAGCATAAATTTGAAAATGAAGCGACTTCAATTGCATTTCAGGATAATTTAAGAACTATTTCTAACACGTATTTTGAAAAACAAGAAACTGCTAAAAAAGTGGTTCGCTTTAAACCTTGGCAATATGCTATGGCAGCAAGTGTTGTACTATTAATAGGTATCTTTACATTTAACAATTTTTCTAATCCGACTTTTAACGATTACAATAATTATGATACTATTAGTTTAACAGTTAGGGGCGGGCAAGATGAACTTTTAAAAACAGCTGAAAATGCTTTTAATAATAAAGATTTTGTTAAAGCTGAAGCGGTTTTTGGACAGTTATTAGCGAATGATGATTCAAATAAAGAATGGCAATTATATAGAGGAATAGCGCTATTAGAATTAGATGAATTTGATGAAGCCGACAGTTTGTTTAGTAGACTTTCTAGTGAGTCGTCAGTTTATAAAAACAAAGCAACATGGTATTTGGCTTTAAGTAAATTAAAACATAAAGATCATGATGCCTGTTTAAAAATATTAAGAACCCTACCAGAAGATGCAGATGATTATAAACAAGCGCAAAAATTAATTAAGAAATTAGAATAG
- a CDS encoding barstar family protein, translating into MELKEDKIERDIEILKDGPICKYFKNGILDEDIIWFSNNNFEVIEMNTRNRNKKNAHLNIKTALNFSEYYGENLNAFSDCLSGMYNKRYKGLILVFRHYDSFVESDKNFAEGILDIIAGESRNWLLTGQKLIGLVQSDNPDLEFPELGGISPSWNSAEWLNESRKK; encoded by the coding sequence ATGGAACTAAAAGAGGATAAAATAGAACGAGATATTGAAATTTTGAAAGATGGACCAATATGCAAATACTTCAAAAATGGAATTTTGGACGAAGACATAATTTGGTTTTCCAATAATAATTTTGAGGTTATAGAAATGAATACTCGAAATCGGAATAAAAAAAACGCACATCTGAATATAAAAACTGCTCTTAATTTTTCCGAATATTATGGAGAAAATCTAAACGCATTCTCGGATTGTCTTTCAGGTATGTATAACAAAAGATATAAAGGGCTCATTTTAGTATTTAGGCATTATGATAGTTTTGTGGAATCCGACAAAAATTTTGCGGAAGGAATTCTTGACATTATTGCTGGAGAATCACGGAATTGGCTTTTAACTGGACAAAAATTAATCGGACTTGTCCAATCTGACAATCCTGATTTGGAATTTCCTGAATTAGGCGGAATCAGTCCGAGTTGGAATTCAGCCGAATGGTTGAATGAAAGCCGAAAGAAATAA
- a CDS encoding ExbD/TolR family protein: MSKFKKKKSGDMPAVNTASLPDIVFMLLFFFMVATVMRQNTLMIDNNLPFADQVEKLDKKDLVMYIYAGKPSDNFKQYGTEAKIQLNDKFADVNEIAAFIAAERASKREELIPFLTTALKVDSDANMGLIGDIKQELRKVNALKINYTTKKGTVLGRD; encoded by the coding sequence ATGTCTAAATTTAAAAAGAAAAAAAGTGGCGATATGCCAGCAGTTAATACCGCATCTTTACCAGATATTGTATTTATGTTATTATTCTTCTTTATGGTAGCTACTGTAATGAGGCAAAATACTTTAATGATTGATAACAATCTACCATTTGCAGATCAGGTAGAGAAGTTAGATAAGAAGGATTTGGTAATGTACATATATGCAGGTAAGCCAAGCGATAATTTTAAGCAATACGGTACAGAAGCAAAAATACAACTTAATGATAAGTTTGCAGATGTAAACGAAATTGCTGCTTTTATTGCAGCAGAGAGAGCTTCTAAACGAGAAGAATTAATACCATTTTTAACGACTGCTCTGAAAGTAGACAGTGACGCTAATATGGGGTTAATTGGAGATATAAAACAGGAATTAAGAAAAGTAAATGCACTTAAAATCAACTACACGACTAAAAAAGGTACTGTGCTAGGAAGAGATTAG
- the asnS gene encoding asparagine--tRNA ligase encodes MKSRTVSELLSQDIVFPEVEIKGWVRTFRANRFIAINDGSTLNNIQCVVDFENFDEALLKRITTGAAIHIKGELVESQGKGQKVEIQVKELEVLGDSDPDSYPIQPKKHSFEFLRENAHLRTRTNTFSAVMRLRSALSFAIHKYFNENGFYYMHAPIITGSDAEGAGEMFKVSNLDAKNPPLNDEGHIDYSKDFFGKETNLTVSGQLEAETYAMSLGKVYTFGPTFRAENSNTSRHLAEFWMIEPEVAFMDLAGNMDLAEDFMKSVIKYILDNNREDLEFLDKRLQDEDKTKPQAERNEMTLIEKLNFVTENHFKRVSYTEAIDILRNCKPNKKKKFKYLINEWGTDLQSEHERFLVEKHFKCPVILFDYPANIKAFYMRLNEDGKTVRAMDILFPGIGEIVGGAQREERLDVLKQKMAAINIPEEDLWWYLDLRKFGTAVHSGFGLGFERLVMFATGMNNIRDVIPFPRTPQNAEF; translated from the coding sequence ATGAAATCACGAACTGTTTCAGAATTACTATCTCAGGATATCGTTTTCCCAGAAGTAGAAATTAAAGGTTGGGTTAGAACCTTTAGAGCAAATCGTTTTATTGCCATAAATGATGGTTCTACACTAAATAATATTCAATGTGTTGTTGATTTTGAAAATTTCGATGAAGCGCTTTTAAAGCGCATTACAACTGGAGCAGCTATACATATTAAAGGCGAATTAGTTGAAAGCCAAGGAAAAGGGCAAAAAGTCGAAATACAAGTAAAAGAATTAGAGGTTTTAGGAGATTCGGATCCTGATAGCTACCCTATTCAACCAAAAAAACATTCATTTGAGTTTTTAAGAGAAAATGCACATTTACGTACACGTACAAACACATTTAGTGCTGTGATGCGTTTACGTTCGGCATTATCGTTTGCTATTCATAAATATTTTAACGAGAATGGCTTTTACTATATGCACGCTCCTATTATAACAGGAAGTGATGCTGAAGGAGCAGGAGAAATGTTTAAAGTTTCTAATCTAGATGCTAAAAATCCACCTTTAAATGATGAAGGCCATATAGATTACTCAAAAGATTTCTTTGGAAAAGAAACCAATTTAACGGTTTCTGGTCAACTTGAAGCTGAAACCTATGCGATGTCTTTAGGCAAGGTATATACATTTGGCCCTACCTTTAGAGCGGAAAATTCGAATACATCGCGTCATTTAGCTGAATTCTGGATGATTGAGCCTGAAGTCGCTTTTATGGATTTGGCTGGTAATATGGATTTAGCTGAAGATTTTATGAAGTCTGTTATAAAATACATTTTAGATAATAACCGTGAAGATTTAGAATTTCTAGATAAGCGTTTACAAGATGAGGACAAAACAAAACCTCAAGCTGAAAGAAACGAAATGACTTTAATAGAAAAATTGAATTTTGTAACAGAAAATCACTTTAAACGTGTTAGTTATACTGAGGCTATTGATATTTTACGCAATTGCAAACCCAATAAGAAAAAGAAATTTAAATATTTAATTAACGAATGGGGAACAGATTTACAAAGTGAACATGAGCGCTTTCTTGTAGAAAAACACTTTAAATGCCCCGTAATTTTATTCGATTATCCAGCAAATATTAAAGCCTTTTATATGCGTTTAAATGAAGACGGAAAAACGGTTCGTGCTATGGATATTTTATTCCCAGGTATAGGTGAAATTGTTGGTGGTGCACAACGTGAAGAACGATTAGATGTGCTAAAACAAAAAATGGCTGCCATAAATATTCCTGAAGAAGATCTTTGGTGGTATCTAGATTTACGAAAATTTGGTACAGCAGTTCATTCTGGGTTTGGTTTAGGTTTTGAGCGTTTAGTTATGTTTGCAACTGGAATGAATAACATTAGAGATGTGATCCCTTTTCCAAGAACACCTCAAAATGCAGAATTTTAA
- a CDS encoding TatD family hydrolase, which yields MIITDTHTHLYSEAFDEDRNEMIDLAIDQGISRFFIPAIDSEYTEAMLQLEKDYPNNVFLMMGLHPTHVKDNYKEELKHVEDMLAKRHFYAIGEIGIDLYWDKSTLEIQQEAFKHQIRIAKQYKLPIVIHCREAFDEIFEVLEAEKGDDLFGIFHCFTGTLEHAHRAISYNMKLGIGGVVTFKNGKIDTFLNQIDIKHIVLETDSPYLAPVPYRGKRNESAYVIKVLEKLVDIYGVSLEDIAAITTQNSKDVFKV from the coding sequence ATGATTATTACAGATACGCACACACATTTATATAGTGAAGCTTTTGATGAAGATAGAAATGAAATGATTGATCTTGCAATAGATCAAGGCATCTCCCGGTTTTTTATTCCAGCTATAGATTCTGAGTATACAGAAGCGATGCTTCAACTTGAAAAAGATTACCCCAATAATGTGTTTTTAATGATGGGTTTGCATCCTACACATGTAAAAGACAATTATAAGGAAGAGTTAAAGCATGTAGAAGATATGCTTGCAAAACGGCATTTTTATGCCATAGGTGAAATTGGGATTGATTTATATTGGGATAAATCAACATTAGAAATTCAACAAGAAGCGTTTAAGCATCAAATTAGAATTGCAAAGCAATATAAATTACCAATAGTTATACATTGCAGAGAAGCGTTTGATGAAATATTTGAAGTTTTAGAAGCAGAAAAAGGTGATGATTTATTTGGTATTTTTCACTGTTTTACAGGAACATTAGAACATGCGCATCGAGCTATCTCTTACAACATGAAATTAGGTATAGGAGGCGTTGTTACTTTCAAGAACGGAAAGATTGATACGTTTTTAAATCAAATTGATATAAAGCATATTGTTTTAGAAACAGATTCTCCTTATTTGGCCCCTGTACCATATAGAGGAAAACGAAATGAAAGTGCATATGTCATAAAAGTATTAGAAAAATTAGTAGATATATATGGTGTATCCTTAGAAGATATAGCAGCTATTACCACTCAAAATTCCAAAGATGTTTTTAAAGTTTAA
- a CDS encoding RNA polymerase sigma factor: MNEKKIHEDQKYIDGLLKNNSFIIQTIYDKFAPKVINYIKQNSGDGDKAQDVIQDTLITIYNQASENKLKLTCPFDAYFFLLCKRKWLNELKKFSKKEVTINEDLLSKGDEAQELAFETSVFGEKQALFTEMFQKLGTACKDLLTATFKIKSMEEVAKSLGITYAYARKKKSLCIGKLTELVRESPNFNQLNN; the protein is encoded by the coding sequence ATGAATGAAAAAAAAATACACGAGGATCAGAAATATATAGACGGGTTGCTTAAAAACAACTCGTTTATTATACAAACTATATATGATAAGTTTGCTCCTAAAGTGATTAACTATATAAAACAAAACAGTGGAGATGGTGATAAGGCCCAAGATGTCATCCAGGATACTTTAATAACAATTTATAATCAGGCGAGTGAAAATAAATTAAAACTTACTTGTCCGTTTGATGCGTATTTCTTTCTACTATGCAAACGGAAATGGTTGAACGAATTAAAAAAATTTTCTAAGAAAGAGGTAACAATTAATGAAGACCTTTTATCTAAAGGTGACGAGGCTCAAGAACTAGCTTTTGAAACATCTGTATTTGGTGAAAAACAAGCTTTATTTACAGAAATGTTTCAAAAACTTGGAACCGCTTGTAAAGATTTATTAACAGCTACCTTTAAAATAAAATCTATGGAAGAAGTAGCAAAAAGTTTAGGCATAACATATGCTTATGCTAGAAAAAAGAAATCTTTATGCATTGGTAAATTGACAGAGCTGGTTCGAGAATCACCAAATTTTAACCAACTTAATAACTAA
- a CDS encoding ExbD/TolR family protein — translation MAKRAAPEVNAGSMADIAFLLLIFFLVTTTIETDSGINRKLPPMEESDEEVVIKQRNIFTVLLNGKDQLLVEDELMELENLREAAVKFLDNGGDGSCDYCKGEGDKSSSDNPDKAIISLKNERETTYKTYIAVQNELVAAYNELRNIRAQELYGKPFAEMQANYKDVNWPGNKEKLKAKIDQIKVDYPQKLSEVQ, via the coding sequence ATGGCAAAAAGAGCAGCACCAGAAGTAAATGCAGGCTCCATGGCCGATATTGCGTTCTTACTATTAATATTTTTCTTAGTTACTACTACTATTGAAACAGATTCTGGGATTAACCGAAAGCTTCCACCCATGGAAGAATCTGATGAAGAAGTTGTTATCAAGCAAAGAAACATTTTTACTGTTTTATTAAATGGTAAAGATCAGTTACTTGTGGAAGATGAATTAATGGAACTTGAGAATTTAAGAGAAGCAGCTGTTAAGTTTTTAGATAACGGTGGCGACGGATCATGCGATTATTGTAAAGGGGAAGGAGATAAGTCATCTTCTGATAACCCGGATAAAGCAATTATATCTTTAAAAAATGAGCGTGAAACAACTTACAAGACTTATATAGCAGTCCAAAATGAATTGGTGGCAGCTTATAATGAATTAAGAAATATCAGAGCTCAAGAACTATATGGAAAGCCTTTTGCAGAAATGCAGGCAAACTATAAAGATGTAAACTGGCCAGGGAATAAGGAAAAGTTAAAAGCGAAGATAGATCAAATTAAAGTAGATTATCCTCAAAAACTTTCTGAAGTACAATAA
- a CDS encoding porin family protein produces the protein MKQLFISIFFLMNFVCCFAQEINDKEIDSLYKEDQFYAGVTYNLLGKMPKDVSQSGFSLGFHLGFIKDMPINKNRNIAIGLGLGYSANSFNQNLLINKDNTGSTIYSVLKDSNTFTKNKFSSHLIELPIEFRWRTSTATDYNFWRIYMGFKLGYVFAHTTKYRGDLGKLRFSNIEDFNNFQYGITLSAGYNTWNIFLYYALNPIFSGDASLDGNKIDMNAVKIGLMFYIL, from the coding sequence ATGAAACAACTATTTATTTCCATATTTTTTTTAATGAATTTTGTGTGCTGTTTTGCCCAGGAAATTAATGATAAAGAAATTGATTCGCTATATAAAGAGGACCAATTTTATGCGGGCGTCACTTATAATTTGCTAGGTAAGATGCCAAAAGATGTTTCACAAAGTGGCTTTTCTTTAGGATTTCATCTAGGTTTTATTAAAGATATGCCTATTAATAAAAATAGAAATATTGCCATAGGTTTAGGTCTTGGATATTCAGCTAATTCATTTAATCAAAACTTACTCATAAATAAAGATAATACAGGTAGTACTATTTATAGTGTTTTAAAGGATAGTAATACATTTACTAAAAATAAATTTTCAAGCCATTTAATTGAACTCCCTATTGAGTTTAGATGGCGTACATCTACAGCAACAGATTATAATTTTTGGCGTATTTACATGGGTTTTAAGCTAGGTTATGTATTTGCCCATACTACAAAGTATAGAGGTGATTTAGGAAAGCTGAGGTTTAGTAATATTGAGGATTTTAATAACTTTCAATATGGTATAACACTCAGTGCGGGCTATAATACATGGAATATATTTTTGTATTACGCTTTGAATCCTATTTTTTCTGGAGATGCTAGCTTAGACGGGAATAAAATTGATATGAATGCTGTAAAGATTGGCTTGATGTTTTATATCTTATAG